Proteins co-encoded in one Balearica regulorum gibbericeps isolate bBalReg1 chromosome 24, bBalReg1.pri, whole genome shotgun sequence genomic window:
- the DAD1 gene encoding dolichyl-diphosphooligosaccharide--protein glycosyltransferase subunit DAD1 — translation MSGAAGAGSVGSVVRRFLAEYGSGTPSRLKVLDAYLLYVLLTGALQFGYCLGVGTFPFNSFLSGFISAVGSFILGVCLRIQINPQNKGEFQGISPERAFADFLFANTILHLVVINFVG, via the exons ATGTCGGGCGCGGCGGGCGCGGGCTCGGTGGGCTCGGTGGTGCGGCGCTTCCTGGCGGAGTACGGCAGCGGCACGCCCAGCCGCCTCAAGGTGCTGGACGCCTATCTTCTCTACGTACTGCTCACCGGGGCGCTCCAGTTCGGCTACTGCCTCGGCGTCGGCACTTTCCCCTTCAACTCCTTCCTCAGCGGCTTCATCTCCGCCGTCGGCAGCTTCATCCTCGGCG TTTGCCTCCGGATCCAGATCAACCCCCAGAACAAAGGCGAGTTCCAAGGCATTTCACCAGAGCGGGCATTTGCTGATTTCCTCTTTGCCAACACCATCCTCCATCTCGTTGTCATCAATTTTGTGGGCTGA